Part of the Natronobacterium gregoryi SP2 genome, AGCCAAGACCCGTTGTGGCCCAACCATTTTATCGATAGCGGTGGTTTGGTCGATCAGCAGCGTTTCTATCGGGGAATATAGAGGATAGATTCAGCCCAGCGATGTTGACGTTCTGAACAGACTTTGGCACGTTTCGCTACGTGCTCTCACCGCCCGACAATGGTGTTACATTCAGAAAGTAGTATTAACGAATAGTGCGTGAACAAACTAGAGGATGAGTAGGACGTTGCAGCGTTCCCGAGTAACTGTTTTGTTCCTGGTGATCGTCTGGCTATTTTACGGGCTTCGGTTAGGAGTCGAATCCATCTACGGCGAGGAGTTCGTTCTTTCACTCTTTGTAGTGCGCTTCTCTCATCTAGAGTATGTATGGACCTGGGTGACTGCGCCACTCGGACACGGCAATTTCGCACATTTACTGTTCAACAGCATGCTTGCATTGTATCTCATCCCTCCAGTCGAACGGGCGTTGGGTCCCGCAAAAACGAGCGTGGCTTACATTGTGGGTGGAGCACTCTGTGCTGTCATCGGGACCGTTCTGGTCGTTCTCGTTCGAGTCCCGTTCCTGTCTGATGCTACCGCTACCGGCGGATTGGGTTCGAGTATTGGGTTGTTCGTTCTCTGGGGACTGAGTCTCCGCCACTACTGGTCGCATCGGAATCCGCCGCTGGCCGAGAGTGGCATTATTGTCAAAAACTCCACTCTTTTTGGTATACTGTTAGTCATTAGCCTCGGTGGAATTGCTTTCGATATTTGGCGGAAATCAGCCGGGGTACCATTTCCGGGACTAGGCCACCACTACCACGCTGTCGGACTTGTACTTGGAGCGATGATGAGCGAGGTAGCTTTGTTCGACTAGCAGCCCCAGTCATGGGGGCTTATATCCGCCCGTGCGTAAGCCGTAGGTATGGTTGGAGACGTTGAGATCCCACACCCACCGGAGTTGGAAGACGTCGACCCAAACGACTACGAAGATGCCGAAATCGTAGGGGAGACAGACTACAAGCGGGACGAAATAGCGGACCTGCTCCAGGAAGGTGCGTGGGAACAAGCGTGGGAGCGATGGGTATCGGATACCGACCTGACCGAAGACGAATATATGATCGTAGCAGATATTGGACTGATCCAGAAGTTCGATTTCTTTTGGGATTCTTTCGCCGATCGAGTCGGCTATCACGCGCCAGGGATTCCCGAGGATTGGCAAACGCGAGAGTATCACCCCGACCTCGAGACTTGGGGAACCGTGTCTGCAATTAATGCGGAACTCACAGAGCTGGGGCAACTGGTCTGTGAAGTGTTGAAAGAAGACTATATCGAGTGGGAATCCGATTACGAACCGCCGGACGACCTACCCGACTTCTGAGTTAGACGGACCCGAAAGTCGTCCGTCCGTCCCGAAACTGACCGCCGATAGTCGACCTCGTCGGCGGCACTACTGGTCGCATCCCCGTACACGCCGGGATAGACTGCCGCCAGTTCCAGTGGCTTGCGTGGTTCGACCTCGAGTGCCAGCCAGTCCGTACGGCAGGCCGGGGTCGAGAATCTTTTCGAGTCGACCGTCGAATCGTCTGCGTGAGACACAACTATTGGCGTTCCTCCCAGATATCTCATACAGGGGCCGGGCTCGAATACCTGCAGATAAGGCCTTCGTTCCCGTAGTTGTGGTTCGAACGTCGGATCTTTCGACGAAAGTACCAAATAGCGTTTACACTATCCTATCTTTGCTGGTGTATGGAGAACACTCCCAACACGACGTATCGACGACGAGTCCTCGGTTCGATCGGAATCGGAACTGCAGTCAGTCTCACCGGCTGTCTCGGTGATGGGGAATCGACAGAGCGAGACGAAGACGACAACAGCGAGGAGGTAGACGAGCAGATAAACGACGGGCCCGAACAGGACGACGGAGACGAAGAGACACTCGAGCAGGTGGAATTCCCGGACGGAGAAGAGTGTGGGATCTGTAATATGGTTGTCGGGGAGCATCCGGACTGGAACGCCCAGTTGGTCCACGACGATGGTCACCGGGAGTTCTTCTGCTCGGCCGGCTGTATGGCCGCCTACTACGGGGCTCCGGCGGAGTTCGGCGGTCCCGACGCCGAGATCGACGGCGTCTGGGTCACGGACTTCGAGACGGGTGAGCTGATCGACGCCTCGGAGGCGTCTTTCGTGCGTGTGGCCGATCCCGATCACGTCGACGACATCATGA contains:
- a CDS encoding rhomboid family intramembrane serine protease, with amino-acid sequence MSRTLQRSRVTVLFLVIVWLFYGLRLGVESIYGEEFVLSLFVVRFSHLEYVWTWVTAPLGHGNFAHLLFNSMLALYLIPPVERALGPAKTSVAYIVGGALCAVIGTVLVVLVRVPFLSDATATGGLGSSIGLFVLWGLSLRHYWSHRNPPLAESGIIVKNSTLFGILLVISLGGIAFDIWRKSAGVPFPGLGHHYHAVGLVLGAMMSEVALFD
- a CDS encoding nitrous oxide reductase accessory protein NosL, whose amino-acid sequence is MENTPNTTYRRRVLGSIGIGTAVSLTGCLGDGESTERDEDDNSEEVDEQINDGPEQDDGDEETLEQVEFPDGEECGICNMVVGEHPDWNAQLVHDDGHREFFCSAGCMAAYYGAPAEFGGPDAEIDGVWVTDFETGELIDASEASFVRVADPDHVDDIMMRNPTPFADRDDADAFVDEFEEYDEDDIIELSAFDRELAEFYRSGFFEDDENGDGDGHDH